In one Streptomyces sp. T12 genomic region, the following are encoded:
- a CDS encoding class I SAM-dependent methyltransferase — protein sequence MFSPEGPSLRELAVQALSSVERGYDLLAPKFDHTPFRTPDSVLTAVTSALARTGPYDDGLDLCCGTGAGVGVLAEVCRHSVTGVDFSAGMLDVAVARRQVQVGEAGAPRVAWVRADARALPFAPAFDLVVSFGAFGHFLPSELPGLFAQVHSVLRPGGCFVFPVVAPPRPASLVYWMLLGFDAAMRVRNAVWRPPFVMYYRAFRLGEARSELARAGFQVELQALPEFGRRRDGSPRVRMVVARRPLSPPPAA from the coding sequence ATGTTCAGCCCCGAAGGCCCCTCCCTGCGCGAACTCGCCGTCCAGGCGCTGTCGTCGGTCGAGCGCGGATACGACCTCCTCGCCCCGAAGTTCGACCACACACCGTTCCGTACGCCGGACTCGGTGCTCACCGCCGTCACGTCGGCCCTCGCGCGAACCGGCCCGTACGACGACGGCCTCGACCTGTGCTGCGGGACGGGCGCCGGTGTCGGGGTGCTGGCCGAGGTGTGCCGGCACAGTGTCACCGGCGTCGACTTCAGCGCCGGCATGCTCGACGTGGCCGTCGCCCGGCGGCAGGTCCAGGTCGGGGAGGCCGGGGCGCCGCGCGTCGCCTGGGTCCGCGCGGACGCCCGTGCCCTGCCGTTCGCCCCCGCCTTCGACCTCGTGGTGAGCTTCGGGGCGTTCGGCCATTTCCTGCCCAGTGAGCTGCCGGGGCTGTTCGCCCAGGTCCACTCCGTCCTGCGGCCCGGCGGGTGCTTCGTCTTCCCCGTCGTGGCCCCGCCGCGTCCCGCGTCCCTCGTCTACTGGATGCTGCTCGGCTTCGACGCGGCGATGCGGGTGCGCAATGCCGTGTGGCGCCCGCCCTTCGTCATGTACTACCGGGCCTTCCGGCTCGGGGAGGCGCGGAGCGAGCTCGCACGCGCCGGCTTCCAGGTGGAGCTGCAGGCCCTGCCCGAGTTCGGGCGACGGCGGGACGGGAGTCCGCGCGTGCGGATGGTCGTGGCCCGGCGCCCGCTCAGCCCGCCGCCGGCAGCGTGA
- a CDS encoding PadR family transcriptional regulator codes for MSLKYAVLAALLEGEASGYELSKVFDVSFANFWPATPQQLYRELERLERDGLVEARFVQQERRPNKRMFTLTAAGRDDLRTFAAEPPRRPTAIRDELLIKLQAMEDPESTRALIEERMTWARGKLDRYERVRGRLLDGRTEEEYLSESDRIGPYLTLLGGISFEEENLRWCERVLAVLEQRVAAG; via the coding sequence ATGTCCCTCAAGTACGCCGTCCTCGCCGCCCTCCTGGAGGGCGAGGCCTCGGGCTACGAGCTGTCCAAGGTCTTCGACGTCTCGTTCGCCAACTTCTGGCCGGCGACCCCGCAGCAGCTCTACCGGGAGCTGGAACGCCTGGAGCGGGACGGCCTCGTCGAGGCCCGGTTCGTGCAGCAGGAACGGCGGCCGAACAAGCGGATGTTCACGCTCACCGCGGCCGGCCGGGACGACCTGCGCACCTTCGCCGCCGAGCCGCCCCGACGGCCCACCGCCATCCGCGACGAACTCCTGATCAAGCTCCAGGCCATGGAGGACCCCGAGAGCACCCGCGCCCTGATCGAGGAGCGCATGACGTGGGCGCGCGGCAAACTCGACCGCTACGAACGCGTCCGCGGACGCCTGCTCGACGGGCGGACCGAGGAGGAGTACCTGAGCGAGTCCGACCGCATCGGGCCGTACCTGACGCTGCTGGGCGGAATCTCCTTCGAGGAGGAGAACCTGCGCTGGTGCGAGCGCGTTCTCGCCGTCCTCGAGCAGCGCGTCGCCGCGGGGTGA
- a CDS encoding bifunctional 2-polyprenyl-6-hydroxyphenol methylase/3-demethylubiquinol 3-O-methyltransferase UbiG, protein MTTDEHARMMSANQANWDARTPVHLASRFYGLDQDLDPARWFASFEWDDLGELAGRDVLHLQCHLGTETIAFAQRGARAVGLDFSEASVAAANGIAEKAGLDVTYVQANVYDAVEALGRRQFDVVYTGKGALCYLPDLDRWAGVLAQLLRPGGLLYIVEFHPLLNSLGPKPGPGEGPELLLRHDYLGGDGAVRRDATHTYTDGPAVEGATDSYEWMHGIGEVLGALTGAGLTVRRLRESEELPWQRWPQMVRTPSGWWRLPEPRIPLLYGLLATR, encoded by the coding sequence ATGACCACCGACGAGCACGCGCGGATGATGTCGGCGAACCAGGCGAACTGGGACGCCCGCACCCCCGTCCACCTCGCCAGCCGGTTCTACGGCCTCGACCAGGACCTCGACCCCGCCCGCTGGTTCGCCTCCTTCGAATGGGACGACCTCGGGGAGCTGGCCGGCCGCGATGTGCTCCATCTGCAGTGCCACCTCGGCACCGAGACGATCGCCTTCGCGCAGCGCGGGGCGCGGGCCGTAGGCCTGGACTTCTCCGAGGCGTCCGTGGCCGCCGCGAACGGCATCGCCGAGAAGGCGGGGCTCGACGTCACCTACGTACAGGCCAATGTGTACGACGCCGTGGAGGCCCTGGGGCGGCGGCAGTTCGACGTGGTGTACACGGGCAAGGGGGCCCTGTGCTATCTGCCCGACCTCGACCGCTGGGCTGGGGTGCTGGCCCAACTCCTGCGTCCTGGTGGGCTGTTGTACATCGTCGAGTTCCACCCGCTGCTCAACTCCCTCGGCCCGAAGCCCGGTCCGGGCGAAGGTCCTGAGCTGCTGCTGCGCCACGACTACCTGGGCGGCGACGGCGCCGTGCGCCGGGACGCGACCCACACGTACACGGACGGCCCGGCCGTCGAGGGCGCCACCGACAGCTATGAGTGGATGCACGGAATAGGAGAGGTCCTCGGCGCGTTGACCGGAGCGGGACTGACCGTCCGGCGGCTGCGTGAAAGCGAGGAGCTGCCCTGGCAACGCTGGCCGCAGATGGTGCGCACACCGTCCGGTTGGTGGCGGCTGCCCGAGCCGCGCATTCCCCTGTTGTACGGCTTGCTCGCCACACGCTGA
- a CDS encoding nuclear transport factor 2 family protein — protein sequence MRAFREAVEAGDFDAVEALLAEDVVFTSPVVFKPYPGKAITAAILRGVVRVFEDFRYVREINDPGGRDHALVFTARVGDREITGCDFLRVNEAGLIDEFMVMVRPLSGAQALAEAMGAQFEQIAKEAETRSA from the coding sequence ATGCGCGCGTTCCGTGAGGCGGTCGAGGCCGGCGACTTCGATGCCGTGGAGGCCCTGCTGGCGGAGGACGTCGTCTTCACCAGCCCGGTCGTGTTCAAGCCGTACCCCGGCAAGGCGATCACCGCGGCGATCCTGCGCGGTGTGGTGCGGGTCTTCGAGGACTTCCGCTATGTGCGGGAGATCAACGATCCGGGCGGCCGTGATCACGCGCTGGTCTTCACCGCCCGGGTGGGCGACCGGGAGATCACCGGCTGCGACTTCCTCCGGGTGAACGAGGCCGGCCTGATCGACGAGTTCATGGTCATGGTCCGTCCGCTGTCGGGTGCACAGGCGCTGGCCGAGGCGATGGGGGCGCAGTTCGAGCAGATCGCGAAGGAGGCGGAGACGCGCTCGGCGTGA